tggattctagatataaaatgaacaatcagaccacaacccatagaaccacagaggctatatatatagtacggaggtccctaggacgactgtggcttataataaatttcagttttactcaattattgaagaaaaaaaagaatctagctGAGAGGTGTTTTTTTAAACTACTGGTGGATCCAGTGGGACATGATACAGCATAAGCTAATTTGGATGTCAGGGAGGTGACTGTCACTTTAATTTCATGAGTTCTATCACAACACGCAATCCACACAAATCCTCTAAATTTCCATATCTAGTCATTTTGAGACACAAATGATTACATTTCCTAAAAAGATGACAGAAGCTGACCTCAGCACTTCATTTCATCATAGTTGCAAATGACAATGACCTTAGGCATTGCTCCTGGACAAGGgcatgaaaactttttttttttttttccggccTTTCtactgcagttttttttttctttccaattttcaGGACATTTTACCGCTCCAGAGCTAACCTCTAAGTCATGGCTAATAATTCCCTTAATATTTTAGGGCCAAGAGGTGACAATATTAAAGAGCATTGGAACTAGAGGTAAAGATGGCCGTGAGCcgagatgtgggtgctgagaatcgaacctgaGTCTTTTCTGCAAAGCTCAACAAGTGATCTAacagctgagccaactctccagccccttgtacATTTCATAATGTGAAACGATAGTCGACATTTAACTGTGAAGGAAGACCGCCTTCAGATGAATCTCCAGATGAGGAGGCCCAGGCTTCCTGTTTCCCTAGGACAGTAAATAACTTTTAACAATTTCCACATCGTAAGTCTAGTGCAAACTTCAAGAGGCCTGTGGATCCTTCTGGCCTGCTGGTAACTTCCTAAGGCAGTGAGTGTGAGGAAGCAGGCCCAGTGAAGCTTCCATTTCTGGGGCTCTCAAGTCCTTCACAGGACCTTCCAGGGACAGCCACAGAGGGTTTGAcgtctcctctctcccttccttgcaggcaggaggaagcttcGGCTGTTTGAATACCTTTATGAATCTCTGTGCAATTCAGAGATGGCATCTTGTATTCAGTGGGTCGATAAAACCAAAGGCGTCTTTCAGTTtatatcaaaaaacaaagaaaagcttgCTGAGCTTTGGGGCAAAAGAAAAGGTAACCGAAAACCCATGACTTACCAGAAGATGGCCAGAGCCCTGAGGAACTatgccaggactggagagatcaCGAAAATCCGGAGAAAGCTGACCTACCAGTTCAGCGAAGCTGTTCTCCAAAgactctctccatctcccttcctggGGAAAGACCTCTTCTACTCACAGTACGGCCAGTCTGATCAGGAGTATCTCAGCTTGAACCCCTGGAATGCAAACTACTACGCTTATGCTGGTTACCAGAACTAAGCCACTCCAGCTTCGAACTGTTCTATCATTTCTTGCTTTGCTAGGATCagaaaacccagggcttcagaatTTTCCCTCACAGATCCCACATCCATGATACAGAAACAACATCTAAGGAGGGCTGCGACAGAACATGTGCAGACTTTTCTTGTTGTCCtgacaacttttttgtttgtttgttttgtt
This is a stretch of genomic DNA from Peromyscus leucopus breed LL Stock chromosome 18, UCI_PerLeu_2.1, whole genome shotgun sequence. It encodes these proteins:
- the Spic gene encoding transcription factor Spi-C, yielding MNSQIAPLLPQTCTEQDSLGQAFEDAFEALTQPSVGELQYLPENNKNYMAFLNNYPQIRGSSSWCGMLPPEEPTYNWRNVTNGSGDLYLEENIHQSLQSITEHQLAQATLFQHKGGKGRRKLRLFEYLYESLCNSEMASCIQWVDKTKGVFQFISKNKEKLAELWGKRKGNRKPMTYQKMARALRNYARTGEITKIRRKLTYQFSEAVLQRLSPSPFLGKDLFYSQYGQSDQEYLSLNPWNANYYAYAGYQN